The stretch of DNA gccgggcgtgagaggtcgccgctgccgacTGCCTCGACGAGGtcacggcggtgcccttcccggGCAGGGCACACTCCGGACCGTCCGTACAGTGGCCCGAGCCACACTTGAAAGATGGGActtttcgctactattatggGGTGCCCTGCACTGtgctaactagcctttttcgaattatattaaggtcagctaccaggcactttagttagttaacatgaaataataatctttacctacttgttttattacattatccaagtctatggagatattatataaaattgctagttaatgtgattaattctgtgtcaattatcactttatccaaattgagtagatattataaataatagctagataatatgtataatatgcggACTTATTACTTTGTCTGTAACATATATGAatactatatatttttactcTTCTGTGACACAAAGTTTatctttgtaaacattttagtgTTAAAGTTTATATTAATTGTATCAATGGACTTTTGTTGCTGATTATACTTTCTATAATAGTTCatatgatatgatgatgacAGCCATTTGAGGAGAAacgtattatacatatatttacacATATGATAAACAAGTCCATTGGTGATGACGACATAACAATCAATTTTCAGTACTTAACAAAATGATTTGACATCCGATCAAGAATTTTGGAGTGGTAAGGTAaggttcaaataatataaggTACATAAGGTAAGGTAAAAATTGCATGGTTTTAACAAGAGAATCTCTTATAAAATTCATCATACCATACCATaagcaaataaaacaaaccTTACACCTCACGACTCACTTTATTTCCTCACTTCCCTTTAGGTATGAGATCTTTTACCGCGCTGGTGGCCCCCTCTGCCGCCTGTCTAACCGCCTGCAGCAATTTGGGCCCGTTCTCCGCCAACTGCTTGGCCGCTACATCAGCATTCTTCTTGAATTCTTCTGTGACTTTACCGAGAACTTCTTTAAACTTGTCCACGGCTACATTTTTCTTGTCCGGCACGTCGGCGAAGAAACTGCGGAGTTTCTCCTCCTGTTCTTTGCTTTGGTCTATTATTTTCGCTGGAAGTCATTTTTGTAGTTGCAAATAAGTAGGAAAAGTTAGAGTTAGAGTCAAATATTATCGAATATCttaagggtataatttaggcgatcaccaaaaatatttttaagactctaagctgaggcaccaaataaaataaacaactccaaaaaaaataaattgactttattaaaagggcactaaagtatataatattatgatccaaaaaaaataaaataacatcagaaaaatcgcaaatctcgcacaaatattatttttggttcccaaaatggattaatggtcaccaaattctatccaactaaaagattaatatttgttgaattatataaagcaaaaactaatacccctaactttcgataacattgttctttgttctatctgaacaatctactgtttatttaactctacacacactgcgtcacgggatcttgttagacggacgtattgcttccaagtaccatttaaagtatagaataaatatttcaatatcaaattagtatattatttcttttaatcccatacctcctataggttatgggcccagtgcgaaaaaggacatttagtagtgagaacattcagtagtgcgtagtgacagtaaagtgcatagttgtaaataaaaataaagttgtgacaatggaaaaagtgaaaagaaacattaagcCTTTTAATGGAGAAAAGTACAGTGTATGGAAATTTAGAATTCGTACACTGCTTTCAGAGTTAAACTTGCTCAGTGTTATTGACGAAGAAATTCCTGGAACGCGATCCGCTGAGTGGGAAAAGAATAATAAGGCAGCCAAAAGTATTATAGTCGAATATTTGGCGGActcatatcttaattatattaatgaaaatgggactgctcaagcagtttttaaacattttgacgcgatctatgaaaggaaaagtgtagcaactcaattagcgctgagaaaacaattattgggattaaaattaaaagccgatatacccttgatcaaacacttctcaacatttgacgatctgctgacagaattatcagctgctggagctaaattagaggaaacggacaaagtagctcatttattacttactctCCCGAATACATATGATGGCGTTATCACTGCAATTGAGACACTATCTGAAGAAAATATCACTCtcggttttgtaaaaactagactattagatcacgaagtaaaattaaaaaacgagagtcgtgataccagtttaaagatactccatgttgaagaaaaatataataaaaacagatacaatcgcacaaaacaaaactatttgaagaatacaacattcaagaaaacaaacaaacaaaaatttgtgaaatgtcattactgtggacgcaaaggacacaagaaacaggattgtttctatttcaaaagacagacaaatatacaaaacaatgccCCAGAAAGGACAAGACAAGTCCAAACTATTGCCCTGCAAGAGGGAACGACCTCGAATTCTTCTTTTTCAGGATTTGCGTTCATGACAAGCGCATACCATTATGAAAAAGACCACTCGACAATTAAATTCCTATTAGATTCAGGAGCGTCTGATCACATCACAAATAGAGATGATCTCTTCACAtcgtttgaatgtttaaatcctcctttaaaaatttcagtagctaaaaacaatacatttatttcagcaactaaaaggggaaacataaatcttatcagtcaaacaggagtgcaaggaatacttacaaatgtattgttctgtgccgaagtaccatataatttaatatcggtATCAAAGATGCAGCAAGCAGGATTcaccataatatttgatgacaaaggcacacaaattacaaaggaaggtaaaatcatcatgaaaggtaagacattgaataatcttatagttctagagtttaaaataccagtaataaaaggggaatccgcttcccaagcatgttatgttaatgaaaataaatatgaattatggcATCAACGCCTAGGacatataagtaaaactaaattcctgcagttaaaatgtcataatatgattgatgacttagatgaaataaataccgtaactccaaatgataagttgtgtgaagcatgcataaatgggaagcagactcgcctgccttttaataaagttaaagacaaaagttacattaaacgccctctgtttattgtgcattcagatgtttgtggtcctataacacctccaacaatagataacagaaattattttgttttatttgttgatgaatACACACATTATTGTGTGGTGTATATGTTAACTTACAAATCAGAAGTGTTTACAGCTTTTAAAGACTATGTCGCTAAAAGTGAggctaaattcaatttcaaagtagTAAATCTTTATAGTGATAACGGTGGTGAATACTTATCCAccgaaatgaaaaactactgtagagaaagaggcataagctatcatttaacagttcctaggaccccacagttaaatggtgttgcagaacgtatggttcgcacaataacagaaaaagctcgtgctatgttaaatggcactaaagcatcaaaacgtttttggggaaatgcagttttaactgcagtttatttaataaatattacgccTACGAAAGCTTTAAGTCAATCAAAGACACCATACGAGATGTGGCATGATAGGAAACCAAGCGTTAAAAATCTCAGAGTTTTCGGTTCAACTGtatatgttcataataaaaccagtaaaaacaaatttgacaatAGGTCGTGGAAAGGAATACTGGTAGGTTATGAACCCAATGGTTATAAAATTTGGAATACAGAAttcgaaaaatatgaaact from Helicoverpa zea isolate HzStark_Cry1AcR chromosome 28, ilHelZeax1.1, whole genome shotgun sequence encodes:
- the LOC124643688 gene encoding uncharacterized protein LOC124643688 gives rise to the protein MEAVFSDLQKQGKNNVDNLVKWFKDAKIIDQSKEQEEKLRSFFADVPDKKNVAVDKFKEVLGKVTEEFKKNADVAAKQLAENGPKLLQAVRQAAEGATSAVKDLIPKGK